In Acidobacteriota bacterium, a single genomic region encodes these proteins:
- a CDS encoding methylmalonyl-CoA epimerase, which yields PESPIAKFLEKKGQGIHHIAIGVEDIDRVLAELKARGARLINETPVVGAGGKRIAFVHPAATSGILLELSQAPLPR from the coding sequence GCCCGAATCACCCATCGCCAAGTTCCTGGAGAAGAAGGGGCAGGGCATCCATCACATCGCGATCGGCGTGGAGGATATTGACCGCGTCCTGGCGGAACTCAAGGCCCGCGGAGCCCGGCTGATCAATGAAACCCCGGTCGTCGGCGCCGGCGGCAAGCGGATCGCCTTCGTCCACCCGGCGGCTACCTCCGGTATCCTCCTGGAACTCAGCCAGGCCCCCCTCCCCCGCTGA